One region of Quercus lobata isolate SW786 chromosome 2, ValleyOak3.0 Primary Assembly, whole genome shotgun sequence genomic DNA includes:
- the LOC115977919 gene encoding late embryogenesis abundant protein At1g64065-like: MKGEGRRNSKCLAYVAAFIVFQTIIILVFALTVMKIKSPKVRFGTVAVENFTPSTTNSSSFDMRLVAQVAIKNTNFGHFKYDSSNVTILYGGMPVGEAVIAEGRTKARKTQRFDVSVDITSDKLSGNTNLTNDIGSGYLKLSSQAKLSGKVQLMKVIKKKKSGEMSCTMTVNLAQRAIQDLKCN; this comes from the coding sequence ATGaagggagagggaaggagaaacTCAAAATGCTTAGCATATGTTGCTGCTTTCATTGTGTTTCAGACCATAATCATCTTGGTCTTTGCACTAACTGTGATGAAAATTAAAAGTCCTAAAGTCAGGTTTGGCACTGTGGCTGTCGAGAATTTCACTCCCAGCACTACCAATTCATCTTCTTTTGATATGAGATTGGTAGCCCAAGTGGCCATTAAGAACACAAATTTTGGCCACTTCAAGTATGACAGCAGCAATGTCACTATCTTATATGGGGGCATGCCTGTTGGAGAGGCTGTCATTGCTGAAGGTCGAACCAAGGCAAGAAAGACACAGAGATTCGATGTGTCTGTGGACATAACCTCCGACAAGTTATCAGGCAATACAAACCTTACAAATGATATTGGATCTGGATATTTGAAGCTGAGCAGCCAGGCTAAGTTGAGTGGAAAGGTGCAATTGATGAAGgtgatcaagaagaagaagtctGGTGAAATGAGCTGCACCATGACAGTCAATTTGGCGCAACGTGCTATCCAGGATTTGAAGTGCAACTGA